A stretch of the Porifericola rhodea genome encodes the following:
- the ribB gene encoding 3,4-dihydroxy-2-butanone-4-phosphate synthase, giving the protein MLHKILENMLDRIEDAIESIKNGEIIIVVDDEGRENEGDFICAAEHVTPEIINFMATHGRGLICASLTEDRCEELGLELMVGKNTSYFDTPFTVSVDLISEDTSTGISAADRAKTILALSNPNTKPEQLGKPGHIFPLKAKKGGVLRRTGHTEAAVDFPRLAGLNAAGVLVEIMNEDGTMARLPDLRKVADRFNLKLVSIKDLIEYRLHNESLIHEELVSAVHTSHGEFDLHVFKQMNTDDMHLALVKGEWNEDEAVLVRVHSANVFEDIFGADSKHSTIPKVLDKINQAGKGILLYMNQESMGVSFLNKLRSYTQTEERKDGKMDERDFGVGAQILRHLNAKNLLLLTNHPKKRIGLPGYGLKIVDNVPIED; this is encoded by the coding sequence ATGTTGCACAAAATTTTAGAGAACATGCTGGACAGAATTGAAGATGCTATTGAAAGCATCAAAAATGGAGAAATAATTATAGTTGTAGATGATGAAGGTCGCGAAAATGAAGGTGACTTTATTTGTGCTGCCGAACATGTCACTCCTGAAATTATCAATTTTATGGCTACGCATGGTAGGGGACTTATCTGTGCCTCTCTAACCGAAGATCGCTGCGAAGAGCTAGGGCTTGAATTGATGGTTGGTAAAAATACTTCTTATTTTGATACTCCTTTCACTGTATCGGTTGACCTGATCAGTGAAGATACATCTACCGGAATTTCTGCAGCAGATCGTGCTAAAACTATACTAGCGCTATCAAATCCTAACACTAAGCCAGAACAGCTGGGTAAGCCCGGACATATCTTTCCTTTAAAAGCTAAAAAGGGGGGAGTACTCAGACGTACCGGTCATACGGAAGCAGCAGTAGATTTTCCAAGGCTAGCCGGTCTTAATGCCGCTGGTGTACTGGTAGAAATTATGAATGAGGATGGTACCATGGCTCGTTTACCGGATCTCAGAAAGGTCGCAGACCGCTTCAACTTAAAGTTGGTTTCCATCAAAGACCTCATCGAGTATCGTCTGCATAACGAAAGTCTCATTCATGAAGAACTGGTAAGTGCGGTTCATACTTCTCATGGAGAGTTTGACTTACATGTGTTTAAGCAGATGAATACAGATGATATGCATCTAGCTTTAGTAAAAGGGGAGTGGAATGAAGATGAAGCTGTACTTGTACGTGTTCATTCTGCGAATGTGTTTGAAGACATTTTTGGTGCAGACTCAAAACACAGTACCATACCCAAAGTACTGGATAAAATTAATCAGGCCGGTAAGGGGATACTGCTATACATGAATCAGGAGAGCATGGGTGTTAGTTTCTTAAATAAACTTAGATCATACACGCAGACAGAAGAAAGAAAAGATGGTAAAATGGATGAGCGTGATTTTGGTGTAGGCGCGCAGATTTTAAGACATCTGAACGCGAAAAACTTGTTGCTACTAACAAATCACCCCAAAAAGCGCATTGGGCTACCGGGCTATGGCTTAAAAATCGTGGATAACGTGCCCATAGAAGACTAA
- a CDS encoding tetratricopeptide repeat protein, which produces MMQGKWILGFSIILVFFMGCDGNEYKMADQYFEQGEYKKAIEQYNQYLEYKPTHIESIYNRGRAYEELGQFEKSLSSYEETLEIDPKNVNAMMSIGKYHFRQKNYKDAAFYFDKAASINKSDDQAMYLAARAFHKAGQTKEAMEAYDNAISTNNQLGEAYLYRGALKVYQGKKSAGCQDFRSAKALNISEAQAAIEQYCQ; this is translated from the coding sequence ATGATGCAAGGAAAATGGATACTAGGTTTTAGTATCATTTTAGTATTTTTTATGGGCTGCGATGGCAATGAATACAAAATGGCAGACCAGTATTTTGAGCAGGGAGAGTATAAAAAAGCAATTGAGCAGTACAATCAATATTTAGAATATAAGCCTACACATATAGAGTCTATTTACAATAGAGGAAGAGCATACGAGGAGTTAGGTCAGTTTGAAAAGTCTTTGTCCAGCTACGAAGAAACGTTGGAAATTGATCCTAAGAATGTAAATGCGATGATGAGTATAGGTAAGTATCACTTTAGACAGAAGAACTATAAAGATGCGGCATTTTATTTTGACAAAGCTGCCAGCATCAACAAAAGTGATGACCAAGCCATGTATTTAGCTGCTCGTGCTTTTCATAAAGCTGGCCAAACCAAAGAAGCAATGGAGGCTTATGATAATGCGATAAGCACCAACAACCAGCTAGGTGAAGCATATCTTTACCGTGGTGCTTTAAAAGTTTACCAGGGCAAGAAATCAGCCGGTTGTCAGGACTTTCGTTCTGCTAAAGCTCTGAATATTAGCGAAGCTCAGGCTGCTATAGAGCAGTACTGCCAATAG
- the surE gene encoding 5'/3'-nucleotidase SurE, which translates to MSKPLILVSNDDGITSQGIKVLVNEMKKLGEVIVVAPDSPQSGMGHAITIGNTLRLTETDIFEGVKAYKCSGTPADCVKLAKFHVLKDRRPDLVVSGINHGSNTSISVLYSGTMSAAVEGAIEGLPSIGFSLCDYAADADFSHTCEPVQKIAKQVLEKGMPKGIALNVNIPPKQNDNLKGIKVCRQAHAKWQEEFDQRFDPNGRRYFWLAGNFVNFDKGEDNDEWAIANNYVSVVPCQYDLTAHHAISALNEWDL; encoded by the coding sequence ATGAGTAAACCTCTAATCCTGGTTTCTAATGATGATGGCATCACCTCTCAGGGTATTAAAGTGCTGGTAAACGAAATGAAGAAACTTGGTGAAGTAATCGTAGTAGCTCCGGACAGTCCCCAGTCTGGTATGGGGCATGCTATCACCATTGGAAACACTTTAAGATTAACGGAAACTGACATATTTGAAGGTGTAAAAGCATACAAATGCTCAGGAACTCCTGCTGATTGTGTTAAACTGGCAAAGTTTCATGTGCTTAAAGATCGTAGACCCGACCTGGTAGTCAGCGGCATCAACCATGGAAGTAACACTTCTATCAGCGTGCTATATTCCGGCACTATGTCTGCTGCAGTAGAAGGCGCTATAGAAGGTTTGCCATCTATTGGCTTTTCACTATGTGACTACGCCGCTGATGCTGATTTTTCACATACGTGTGAGCCGGTACAAAAAATAGCTAAGCAAGTGTTAGAAAAGGGTATGCCTAAAGGGATTGCCCTAAATGTGAACATTCCTCCGAAGCAAAACGACAATTTAAAAGGTATTAAAGTTTGTCGTCAGGCACATGCCAAATGGCAAGAAGAGTTTGATCAGCGGTTTGACCCTAATGGTCGGAGATATTTCTGGCTGGCCGGCAATTTTGTCAATTTTGACAAAGGGGAGGATAATGACGAATGGGCTATTGCAAATAACTATGTGTCGGTAGTTCCCTGTCAATATGATCTGACGGCTCATCATGCTATCAGTGCATTAAATGAATGGGACTTATAA
- a CDS encoding efflux RND transporter permease subunit produces the protein MKLSDISVKRPVFAAVLSLLILAFGLVCYTRLVVREYPDIEPPIVSVETNYLGASAAVVETRITQLIEQRVSEVEAIKLINSSSIDGRSEVTIEFDLSRDIDAAANDVREAVSNLLDNLPEEADPPEINKVDAGSDAVLYLNLTSTEMGMLELTDYADRYLVDRFSVLPGVARVRISGGSRYAMRIWINREALAARQLTVTDIEDALRSENVELPAGSLESLDRQFTVRLNREFQQVEDFNKLIIKRDANGHHILLEEVARVQLGPEEHRMSYTGNGIKRIGLGIIKQSKSNTLDIARAVKEEAEKIKPTLPGHMSLSNSYDRSLFIAEAISEVYKTLGIAIILVVFVIYVFLGDIRATIIPAVTVPVSLVGTCIVLLMFGYSLNLLTLLALVLAIGLVVDDAIVVLENIYSRLENGAKPLVAAYQGAREVGFAVIATSLVLLAVFIPITFLAGDIGKLFTEFAIAMAAAVFFSTLVALSLSPMLCSKMLKYNKNRGNFLTKGVDRAVQFLQKIYRRTLERFITKPIISVIIIVLFMAGSVGLFLIVPQEFTPKEDRGVFFLGGLAPEGSTYAYTKSYMDEIEKRLMYLHDETGEAGTILVRTPQSFGSTVQSFNDGRAIIVLSDFSERRSAWEIMDEVRERLSDLTGLQISVIMRQGLSSGSGKPVQYVLSGDTYEEIAAWRDQLLNEISSYPGLTDIDYDYKETKPQLKVNIDKPRAAELGVSIINIGRTLETLLGSRLVTTFIKDGEEYDVIVESDFDQKRMLYDLKNIFVRSERLGELIPLSNLVTLEEFADSGSLNRYNRMRAITIEANLANGYTLGQALDYLDAVVAEKLPEEVNIGYKGESLDYKDSGESVIFIFLLSLIVVYLVLAAQFESFIHPFVLILTVPFALLGALLGLWLFGQSVNIYSQIGMIMLVGLATKNGILIVEFINQLRDRGQDFESAIIDASVMRLRPILMTGLTTIMGSLPLIISFGAGSETRLVIGIAVSFGVLVSSIFTIYTVPAMYKLIAKGTSSPNAVANELEKSLNQEKLNPALS, from the coding sequence ATGAAGCTATCTGATATATCTGTAAAAAGACCGGTTTTCGCTGCTGTATTAAGCTTACTCATTTTGGCTTTCGGACTGGTATGCTATACCCGTCTGGTAGTAAGAGAATATCCTGATATTGAACCGCCAATAGTGTCTGTAGAAACTAACTACTTAGGAGCATCTGCTGCTGTGGTAGAAACCCGCATTACTCAGCTGATAGAACAAAGGGTAAGCGAAGTGGAAGCCATTAAGCTAATCAATTCCAGTAGTATAGATGGTCGCTCTGAAGTGACCATAGAGTTTGACCTGAGCCGTGATATAGATGCCGCTGCCAATGACGTAAGAGAAGCAGTATCTAATTTACTGGATAATCTACCCGAAGAGGCTGACCCACCGGAAATTAACAAAGTAGATGCAGGCTCTGATGCTGTATTGTATCTCAACCTTACCAGTACCGAAATGGGTATGCTTGAGCTTACAGACTACGCAGACCGCTATCTGGTAGATCGCTTTTCTGTACTTCCAGGCGTGGCCAGAGTGCGTATCTCTGGAGGTTCTCGCTATGCAATGCGTATCTGGATTAACCGAGAAGCTTTGGCTGCACGACAGCTCACAGTCACAGATATTGAAGACGCTCTTCGGAGTGAAAATGTTGAGCTTCCTGCTGGTTCGCTGGAGTCTTTGGACCGGCAGTTTACTGTTCGCCTGAATCGGGAATTTCAGCAAGTAGAAGATTTCAACAAGCTTATTATCAAAAGAGATGCTAACGGTCACCACATCCTTTTAGAAGAGGTGGCCCGCGTGCAGTTAGGACCTGAAGAGCACAGAATGAGCTATACTGGTAACGGTATAAAAAGAATAGGCCTGGGAATTATTAAACAATCTAAATCTAATACACTGGACATAGCCCGAGCAGTAAAGGAGGAAGCTGAGAAAATTAAGCCTACCCTACCTGGTCATATGTCACTCAGTAATAGCTATGACCGATCATTATTTATCGCAGAAGCCATTTCTGAAGTATATAAAACCCTGGGGATTGCTATCATTTTGGTAGTTTTCGTGATTTACGTATTTCTAGGTGACATCAGAGCCACAATTATTCCGGCAGTTACTGTTCCAGTATCATTAGTGGGTACTTGTATTGTGCTTTTGATGTTTGGTTATTCCCTTAACTTGCTCACTTTACTAGCGCTTGTACTTGCCATTGGGCTCGTGGTAGATGACGCAATCGTAGTTCTGGAAAATATATACTCCAGACTGGAAAATGGAGCTAAGCCTCTGGTAGCAGCTTATCAGGGTGCCAGAGAAGTTGGCTTTGCGGTAATTGCTACTTCCCTGGTATTATTAGCTGTGTTTATACCTATCACCTTTTTAGCTGGAGATATAGGTAAGTTATTTACTGAGTTTGCCATCGCTATGGCTGCTGCTGTCTTTTTCTCCACTTTGGTAGCACTTTCTTTATCTCCTATGCTGTGTTCTAAAATGCTGAAGTACAACAAAAACAGAGGGAATTTTCTGACAAAAGGCGTAGACCGTGCTGTACAGTTTCTGCAAAAAATTTACCGCCGTACTTTAGAACGTTTTATTACCAAACCAATCATAAGCGTAATAATTATTGTGCTTTTTATGGCAGGTTCAGTAGGCCTTTTTCTTATTGTACCGCAGGAATTTACTCCTAAAGAAGATCGCGGGGTATTTTTCCTGGGAGGACTTGCCCCTGAAGGCTCTACCTATGCATATACTAAGTCTTACATGGATGAAATAGAAAAGAGGCTAATGTACCTTCATGATGAGACCGGGGAAGCAGGAACCATTCTGGTGAGAACCCCACAAAGCTTTGGAAGCACTGTACAATCCTTTAATGATGGACGAGCTATCATCGTACTTTCAGACTTTTCGGAAAGAAGATCTGCCTGGGAAATTATGGATGAAGTTCGTGAAAGACTATCTGACCTTACCGGGCTACAAATCTCAGTCATCATGCGCCAGGGTTTGAGTAGCGGTTCAGGTAAACCTGTACAATATGTGCTAAGTGGCGATACATACGAAGAAATTGCTGCATGGAGAGACCAGTTGCTTAACGAGATTAGCAGTTATCCCGGTCTTACAGATATTGATTATGATTATAAGGAAACCAAACCTCAACTAAAAGTAAACATAGACAAACCCAGGGCGGCTGAGTTAGGAGTATCCATTATCAATATTGGGCGTACGCTTGAAACCCTTTTAGGTTCAAGATTAGTTACAACTTTCATTAAAGATGGAGAAGAGTATGACGTAATTGTAGAGTCTGATTTTGATCAGAAAAGAATGTTGTACGACCTAAAGAACATATTTGTTCGTTCTGAACGTTTGGGTGAATTGATACCATTATCTAATCTGGTAACGCTAGAGGAATTCGCAGACTCTGGAAGCTTGAATCGCTATAATCGTATGCGGGCAATAACCATAGAAGCTAATCTGGCTAACGGTTATACTTTAGGTCAGGCATTGGACTATCTGGATGCAGTTGTTGCAGAAAAACTACCAGAGGAAGTTAATATTGGCTACAAGGGAGAATCTTTAGATTATAAAGATTCCGGGGAGTCTGTCATCTTTATTTTCCTGCTATCTTTAATTGTGGTGTACTTGGTTTTGGCAGCTCAGTTTGAGAGTTTTATTCACCCCTTTGTGCTGATTCTGACTGTTCCTTTTGCATTGTTAGGCGCGCTGCTAGGTCTATGGCTGTTTGGACAGTCTGTGAACATATACAGCCAGATTGGGATGATTATGCTGGTAGGCTTGGCAACCAAAAACGGAATTCTGATTGTTGAATTTATAAATCAACTAAGAGATAGAGGACAGGATTTTGAAAGCGCCATTATTGATGCATCGGTTATGCGACTGCGCCCAATTCTGATGACAGGACTAACCACAATTATGGGCTCACTCCCCCTGATCATTTCTTTTGGTGCAGGGAGTGAAACTAGATTGGTAATTGGTATTGCTGTCTCTTTTGGAGTATTGGTATCTTCCATCTTTACAATTTATACCGTACCAGCGATGTACAAGCTTATTGCAAAAGGAACCAGTAGTCCTAATGCAGTGGCAAACGAATTGGAAAAATCTTTAAACCAAGAAAAATTAAATCCTGCTCTAAGTTGA
- a CDS encoding efflux RND transporter periplasmic adaptor subunit: MKKWLFTGGGIIIVGILVFLFYPSISDEQNTEVDRADNKKALPIKIAEVTETEFADFVEAVGSTFAYESAEITSNVTEVVEKINFRDGQHVKKGDVIVVLRYAEESAQLTAAKANLKEQEREIERLSGLVKNGAAAVSALDARNTQKQLAEQQILQFQAQVSDRIIRAPFDGVLGLRNISVGSLVSPQNIITTIDDLSTMRVDFTVPEIYLGQVRSNLPVQAVSQAYPDQIFKGKVTQVDTRVDPSSRAIRIRAEIPNERQLLKPGMLLYVELALDKGTSPSIPERSVIQTGEKKFAFKVSKDVVQRTEISLGRRKPGYVEVLSGLSLGDSVATSGLQDLNDGTSVEIDGMFEPPAPSMEDIELSE; this comes from the coding sequence ATGAAAAAATGGCTGTTTACCGGAGGTGGTATTATCATCGTCGGAATTTTAGTATTTCTGTTTTACCCTTCTATTAGCGATGAGCAAAATACTGAGGTAGATAGGGCAGATAATAAAAAAGCACTACCTATAAAAATTGCAGAAGTTACAGAAACTGAATTTGCCGATTTTGTAGAAGCTGTAGGGTCTACTTTTGCATATGAATCTGCTGAGATCACATCAAATGTAACTGAAGTGGTTGAAAAAATTAACTTTAGAGATGGCCAGCATGTAAAAAAAGGTGATGTGATTGTGGTCTTAAGATATGCTGAAGAAAGCGCGCAACTTACTGCTGCCAAAGCAAACCTTAAAGAACAGGAAAGAGAAATAGAAAGGCTAAGCGGGCTTGTCAAGAATGGAGCCGCTGCCGTTTCTGCTCTGGATGCCAGAAACACCCAGAAGCAATTAGCTGAACAACAGATTCTTCAGTTTCAGGCGCAGGTTTCAGACAGAATCATCAGAGCCCCTTTTGATGGTGTATTAGGTCTGCGAAATATTAGTGTAGGCTCATTAGTCTCTCCACAAAATATTATCACTACTATTGATGACCTTAGTACGATGCGAGTAGATTTTACCGTACCTGAGATTTACTTAGGACAGGTAAGGTCTAACCTACCGGTACAGGCTGTGTCTCAGGCTTACCCAGACCAAATTTTTAAAGGAAAAGTAACTCAGGTAGACACCCGTGTAGACCCTAGCTCCCGTGCTATCAGAATTAGAGCAGAAATTCCTAACGAAAGACAATTACTTAAGCCTGGCATGCTATTGTACGTAGAACTGGCACTAGATAAAGGGACTTCCCCATCCATTCCTGAAAGATCTGTCATTCAAACAGGTGAGAAAAAGTTTGCCTTTAAGGTTAGTAAAGACGTAGTACAGCGAACAGAAATCTCTTTAGGCAGAAGAAAGCCAGGATACGTAGAAGTGCTTTCAGGATTATCTCTTGGAGACTCCGTAGCAACCTCTGGGCTTCAGGATCTTAATGATGGAACCAGTGTGGAAATAGATGGTATGTTTGAACCACCAGCCCCATCTATGGAAGATATAGAACTCTCTGAGTAA
- a CDS encoding UPF0236 family protein, with product MAECPNGFRISSHLQEIIAYLGSDYVFEEGSELLKKLLDVDLSAKQIQKVSEHMGSKLEEEAVVEQTEKDKTTQLEASQQVYTYVQMDGSMLLTREEKWKEIKLGRLFQIPIKQAYIKKYPKIQHSEYVAYFGDAATFLKRLNCRIPEVMCPIFIADGAQWIWDWVEKNYPNSLQILDFYHALQYAWDFVKLAITDVNGQKSWIEAIKNILLDNRIDYLLRHFEMLKSKIKDEALLMLQRLIRYYGRNQHRMYYGFYRERKLLIGSGAIESAHREVIQHRLKRSGQRWSKTGAQQIAQLRVAKKSNQWQKVINIAQYGKTAA from the coding sequence TTGGCTGAGTGCCCTAACGGTTTTCGTATTTCCAGTCATTTACAAGAAATCATTGCTTATTTGGGCAGTGACTATGTTTTTGAGGAAGGTAGTGAGCTACTAAAGAAGCTACTAGACGTAGATTTGTCAGCTAAACAAATACAGAAAGTGAGTGAGCATATGGGCTCCAAACTAGAGGAAGAGGCGGTTGTGGAGCAAACCGAGAAGGATAAGACAACTCAATTAGAAGCTTCTCAGCAAGTCTATACCTATGTGCAGATGGACGGTTCTATGTTATTAACACGTGAAGAAAAATGGAAAGAAATAAAGCTAGGACGCCTATTCCAAATTCCTATTAAACAAGCTTATATCAAGAAGTACCCCAAAATTCAACATTCAGAATATGTAGCTTATTTTGGAGATGCTGCCACTTTTCTTAAACGGTTAAACTGTCGTATCCCAGAGGTCATGTGTCCTATATTTATTGCGGATGGGGCACAATGGATCTGGGACTGGGTGGAGAAGAATTACCCTAATTCCTTACAAATATTAGACTTTTACCATGCACTGCAGTATGCCTGGGACTTTGTCAAACTAGCTATTACAGATGTGAATGGCCAGAAGAGTTGGATAGAAGCAATAAAAAATATTCTACTTGATAACCGGATTGACTATTTGTTGAGGCATTTTGAAATGCTCAAAAGTAAAATAAAAGACGAGGCTCTATTGATGCTGCAGCGTTTAATCCGTTACTACGGACGAAATCAGCATCGGATGTACTATGGCTTTTACAGAGAGAGAAAACTACTTATAGGCAGTGGAGCTATTGAGTCTGCTCATCGTGAAGTGATCCAGCATAGGCTGAAAAGATCTGGGCAAAGATGGTCTAAAACAGGGGCCCAGCAGATTGCTCAACTTCGCGTAGCAAAAAAAAGTAATCAGTGGCAGAAGGTTATAAACATTGCTCAGTATGGCAAAACTGCCGCTTGA
- a CDS encoding IS3 family transposase, with translation MTKVNRRAPFASISLLCRLAGITRSAYYKAAQRQKHDCARDHLVLREVSRIRKDMPNIGVRKLYYLLTPFFSQHHINMGRDKLFSLLRTHSMLAVKRKRKAFTTESHHYLFKYPNLAADIQPKQPHQLWVSDMTYLRTGSRFNYLSLITDAYSRKIIGWSLQPTMHAIGPLDALKMALKQLPDSTTHSLTHHSDRGLQYCCHAYTRLLKRNKITISMTHGSYENGLAERVNGILKDELVRGNYLSFSAALKHVAKSIQIYNHQRPHLSLDYLTPQQAHKRSGPLKKHWQKYNRTHPAVSQKRYLEKILFPVDLKLYQSYCQPADT, from the coding sequence ATCACCAAAGTAAACCGACGAGCACCTTTTGCTTCTATTAGTTTACTCTGCCGCCTGGCTGGGATTACGCGTTCTGCTTATTATAAAGCAGCTCAACGGCAAAAACACGATTGTGCTAGAGATCATCTGGTTTTAAGGGAAGTAAGCCGGATTCGGAAAGATATGCCCAACATAGGTGTTCGAAAACTCTACTACCTACTTACTCCTTTCTTTAGCCAGCATCACATTAATATGGGCCGTGATAAACTGTTTAGCCTATTGCGTACTCACAGTATGCTTGCAGTAAAGAGAAAGCGGAAAGCTTTTACTACTGAATCTCACCACTATTTATTTAAGTATCCAAATTTAGCTGCGGATATCCAACCTAAACAGCCTCATCAACTCTGGGTTTCGGATATGACTTATCTGAGAACCGGTAGTAGGTTTAATTATCTCAGTTTGATTACAGATGCATACTCCCGCAAAATCATAGGTTGGTCTTTGCAACCTACGATGCACGCCATCGGACCCTTAGACGCTCTGAAAATGGCCTTGAAGCAGCTACCTGATTCTACTACCCATTCGTTAACTCACCACTCGGATCGGGGATTACAATATTGTTGTCATGCCTATACGCGGCTTCTAAAGAGAAACAAAATTACTATCTCCATGACGCATGGCTCCTACGAAAATGGGCTAGCCGAGCGGGTGAATGGTATCCTCAAAGATGAATTGGTAAGGGGAAACTATCTTTCTTTTTCAGCCGCTCTCAAACACGTAGCTAAGAGCATTCAGATATATAATCATCAACGGCCGCACCTCAGTCTGGATTATCTAACTCCACAGCAGGCTCACAAGAGAAGTGGGCCATTGAAGAAGCATTGGCAAAAATACAACCGAACTCACCCCGCTGTGAGCCAAAAACGTTATCTTGAAAAAATCTTATTCCCCGTAGACCTTAAACTTTACCAATCTTACTGCCAACCTGCGGACACCTAG
- a CDS encoding 2,3,4,5-tetrahydropyridine-2,6-dicarboxylate N-succinyltransferase: protein MELKNLIEKAWDNRQLLKDKDVKIAIKSIIDELDSGTKRVAENIDGEWVVHEWIKKAVILYFPIQKMQLLELGPFEFHDKMKLKTGYDKIGVRVVPHAVARYGAYLSKGVVMMPSYVNIGAFVDEGTMVDTWATVGSCAQIGKNVHLSGGVGIGGVLEPLQAKPVIVEDNAFIGSRCILVEGVHVEKEAVLGANVTLTASSKIIDVTGDEPVIYKGRVPSRSVVIPGSYTKKFPAGEYQVPCALIIGKRKESTDLKTSLNDALRENNVAV from the coding sequence ATGGAACTCAAGAATCTGATTGAAAAAGCATGGGACAATCGTCAGTTGCTTAAAGACAAAGATGTAAAAATTGCAATTAAATCAATTATAGATGAGCTGGATAGCGGCACTAAACGCGTAGCTGAAAATATAGATGGAGAGTGGGTAGTTCATGAGTGGATAAAAAAAGCCGTAATTTTGTATTTCCCTATCCAGAAAATGCAACTCTTAGAGCTTGGTCCATTTGAGTTTCATGATAAGATGAAGCTAAAAACTGGCTATGATAAAATAGGAGTGAGAGTGGTACCCCACGCCGTAGCCAGATATGGAGCTTACTTAAGCAAAGGTGTAGTAATGATGCCTTCATATGTTAACATAGGTGCTTTCGTAGATGAAGGAACTATGGTAGATACCTGGGCCACTGTAGGAAGCTGTGCACAAATCGGTAAAAATGTACATCTGAGTGGTGGTGTTGGTATTGGTGGGGTTTTAGAACCACTACAAGCCAAACCCGTTATTGTAGAAGATAATGCTTTTATAGGATCTCGTTGTATACTGGTAGAAGGCGTGCACGTTGAAAAGGAAGCAGTGCTTGGGGCTAATGTTACCCTTACTGCCAGCTCAAAAATTATAGATGTTACTGGAGATGAGCCAGTAATATACAAAGGTAGAGTGCCCTCTCGTTCAGTAGTTATCCCAGGTTCATATACTAAAAAGTTTCCAGCCGGTGAATATCAGGTGCCCTGTGCGCTGATAATTGGAAAAAGAAAAGAAAGTACTGACCTCAAAACATCTCTAAACGACGCTCTTCGCGAAAATAATGTTGCCGTTTAG
- a CDS encoding tetratricopeptide repeat protein, protein MLFRGIITAMLLIFLVKTELAQATEANVPEKLLNNAKEELLHDPKSAFELARKAYDIAQEGNNIIVQAQSSLLLGKLFFAQAAYNQALSHFLKALQLLEDEPSTQLMAETHNALGNLYYYLKREDKVLSSHNMALNLYRHSQDSLGMAETFGYIGHYHEKQKRYKAALQFQHKALSLLRNSRSTAMESSILSHLGSIHEDLQDYPQAKHYFERSLALNDSARQTRERISILNNLGDVAYKSNDFQTAEYFSKRALSLARRVDDLYQARSALRDLSQLYASLGKHEKAFQYLDSSVLYYKQIYSEEGLKQVARLETFFEADKKEKEIRLL, encoded by the coding sequence ATGCTGTTCCGAGGAATTATCACTGCTATGCTTTTAATTTTTTTGGTCAAAACCGAATTGGCTCAGGCTACTGAAGCTAATGTACCAGAAAAACTATTGAATAATGCGAAAGAGGAGCTTTTACATGACCCTAAAAGTGCCTTTGAACTTGCTCGGAAAGCCTATGATATAGCTCAGGAAGGCAACAATATAATTGTACAGGCCCAGTCTTCTTTGCTTTTAGGAAAGTTGTTTTTTGCACAGGCAGCATACAATCAGGCATTGTCACATTTTTTGAAAGCTCTCCAATTATTAGAAGATGAGCCTTCAACACAACTCATGGCAGAAACACATAATGCTTTAGGAAATTTATACTACTACCTAAAAAGAGAAGATAAAGTATTGTCAAGCCATAATATGGCCCTGAATTTATACCGTCATTCACAGGATTCTCTGGGCATGGCTGAAACATTTGGCTATATAGGTCACTACCACGAAAAACAGAAGCGGTACAAGGCTGCACTACAGTTTCAGCATAAAGCTCTCTCCTTGTTAAGAAACTCACGCTCAACTGCTATGGAAAGCAGTATTCTTTCACATTTGGGGAGTATTCATGAAGATCTGCAAGACTACCCTCAGGCAAAACATTATTTTGAGCGAAGTCTCGCCCTGAACGATTCGGCAAGACAAACTAGAGAAAGAATTAGTATCCTGAATAATTTGGGTGATGTAGCATATAAGAGTAATGATTTCCAAACAGCAGAGTATTTTAGTAAACGAGCATTAAGCCTTGCCAGAAGGGTAGATGATCTTTATCAGGCTAGGAGCGCACTGAGAGATTTAAGCCAACTTTACGCAAGCCTTGGTAAGCATGAAAAAGCTTTCCAGTACTTAGATAGTTCGGTGCTGTACTACAAGCAGATATATAGCGAAGAAGGCTTGAAACAGGTAGCACGGCTGGAAACATTTTTTGAAGCGGATAAAAAGGAAAAAGAAATTAGGCTTTTATAA